In one Corallococcus sp. EGB genomic region, the following are encoded:
- a CDS encoding DUF4276 family protein, translating into MKLGLIVEGHGEVIAAPILVRRLTQWLAPTVHPEVLLPHRIPRGQLVKEDELRRAIELTARKVGDAGRILVLLDADKDLPCVLGPRLLSWARARRSHRTISVVVAQCEYEAWFLAAAESLSGQRGLPSVLRAPSEPESIRDAKGWLGNHMPSGYSETIDQPALTSVFDLEAARRADSFDKLVRDMGTLLGVSVPPRP; encoded by the coding sequence ATGAAGCTGGGGCTCATCGTCGAAGGACACGGTGAAGTCATCGCCGCGCCCATCCTCGTCAGGCGACTGACGCAGTGGTTGGCTCCCACGGTCCATCCAGAGGTCCTGCTTCCCCATCGCATTCCACGAGGCCAGCTGGTCAAGGAAGACGAGCTGCGCCGAGCCATCGAGCTGACGGCCCGGAAGGTGGGCGATGCAGGCCGCATCCTCGTCCTGCTGGACGCAGACAAGGACCTGCCCTGCGTGCTCGGGCCCAGGCTCCTGAGCTGGGCACGGGCACGACGCTCCCATCGGACCATCTCCGTGGTCGTCGCGCAGTGTGAATACGAAGCGTGGTTCCTCGCGGCGGCCGAGTCCTTGAGCGGCCAGCGCGGCCTTCCTTCCGTGCTGCGGGCTCCATCCGAACCGGAGAGCATCCGCGACGCGAAGGGCTGGCTCGGAAACCACATGCCCAGCGGCTACAGCGAGACCATCGATCAACCCGCCCTGACCAGCGTCTTCGACCTCGAAGCCGCCCGCCGCGCGGACTCCTTCGACAAGCTCGTCCGGGACATGGGCACGCTGCTGGGCGTCTCCGTCCCACCGCGCCCCTGA
- a CDS encoding AAA family ATPase, whose translation MTLRNFRSIEVCDVALGPLTFLVGPNGSGKSNFLDALRLITDALRTSLDQALRTRGGAALIVRRGLSGSSQFEIRLDFVLSDGTAGHYSVCIAIPEIGDHVVQEEECVVGRARYHVREGRILIPPGPVSPPAADDRLYLVNASGLPAFRPIFDALSNMGFYNLNPDQLRTAQPADKGDFLLRDGSNLPSVLERLEKRDGDGKKRVEEYLGAIVPGLSSVGHKRLEHLETLQFRQRIMEGREVYEPFPAISMSDGTLRALGILVALFQTRAEPRIQLVGIEEPEVALHPAASGVLRDALREAAQYAQVIVTSHSPELLDAPSIDSDEILSVVAEQGHSLIAPVDKETRSALKERLYTVGELLKANQLSPDRQAIPQADQLQLWELGTE comes from the coding sequence GTGACCTTGCGGAATTTCCGCAGCATCGAGGTCTGCGACGTCGCCTTGGGGCCGCTGACGTTCCTCGTGGGCCCCAATGGCTCCGGCAAGAGCAACTTCCTGGATGCGTTGCGGCTCATCACGGATGCCTTGCGGACATCATTGGACCAAGCGCTCCGGACTCGGGGCGGGGCCGCCCTCATCGTGCGCCGTGGATTGAGTGGATCGAGCCAATTCGAGATTCGACTCGACTTCGTGCTGTCCGATGGCACTGCCGGTCACTACTCCGTCTGCATCGCCATCCCCGAAATCGGGGACCATGTGGTTCAAGAGGAGGAATGCGTCGTCGGGCGAGCGAGGTACCACGTTCGGGAAGGACGGATTCTCATTCCTCCTGGCCCCGTCTCCCCCCCCGCCGCGGATGACCGCCTCTACCTGGTCAATGCGTCAGGGCTGCCTGCGTTCCGTCCCATCTTCGACGCGCTTTCGAACATGGGCTTCTACAACCTCAACCCCGATCAGCTTCGAACAGCACAGCCTGCCGACAAGGGAGACTTCCTGCTCCGAGATGGTTCCAATCTCCCAAGTGTCCTGGAACGACTGGAGAAGCGAGACGGCGATGGCAAGAAGCGCGTGGAGGAATATCTGGGAGCCATCGTGCCCGGCCTTTCCAGCGTTGGTCACAAGCGCCTTGAGCACCTGGAAACCTTGCAGTTCCGGCAGCGCATCATGGAGGGGCGAGAAGTCTACGAGCCTTTTCCAGCCATCAGCATGTCCGACGGCACCCTTCGCGCCCTGGGCATCCTCGTCGCGCTGTTCCAAACGCGGGCCGAGCCGCGGATCCAACTCGTGGGCATCGAGGAACCCGAGGTCGCACTTCATCCGGCAGCTTCAGGTGTCCTGCGTGATGCACTCCGAGAGGCGGCCCAGTACGCTCAGGTCATCGTCACCAGTCACAGCCCGGAGTTGCTCGATGCCCCGAGCATCGATAGTGACGAGATTCTCTCAGTAGTAGCGGAGCAGGGTCACAGCCTCATCGCACCAGTCGACAAGGAGACCCGCTCCGCACTGAAGGAGCGGCTCTACACAGTAGGAGAGTTGCTGAAGGCCAACCAGCTGTCTCCCGATCGGCAGGCGATTCCCCAAGCGGATCAACTCCAGCTCTGGGAGCTCGGCACCGAATGA
- a CDS encoding triacylglycerol lipase yields MRSTWSLSLTAALLMAGCGAENPAEAPQAQEALGTAEAPLDADLAPYFDAIPTNFTGNYRVVGTYTPPSWSWGQIELLEGRQRFRTEYYNPRTLKLRDQDTYQSSDYPLRTYFGSLNQQLVNGFNLYYGNSCATTAGATCPTPGPTKPEARFVLLHKGRATAARTCNVNLTPTLLVHGAIQDANVWLFPNGNNGSGGTYGGAAQLTGMVQDLESKGRCVYALTFGSFHGDNFNHAIHVANAVQRIKALHPGVARVDVVAWSKGVLAVDPWLENAATWGGFSTTRFFERLAKEQASQVPAYDDSVRVYVPLSGPHKGIDLNFRHPIHTLTIASTADNAPVGRGPMPWTYFSAFQCVTFGYDTPWFKNPYAESVCKGSGGTWPDYFRRIYLSNITGLSSTGTPVSSSTLQTLNTNQGLSASSFKFDDYNMSLFGAVNDSGKYVTAYPGQLQAAYDLRGSYPIPDRSSSSWSNIDPDENRYFPWLDTKLIYNPLNPFIAAGYMASSDHRVCRTTAFDPVGSPCFAYHAYNTNQNREAYDSLMYGKYRIMDGLGMATAMEMGGKFITRLAEHGLDSRLPSLYVLYGTAGGSQPFETDGMTSTTSALRSDGVLFEESIAAMTQLTQGWTAAKKTADAKQEGMAYDHLSMGITPAVWNKISAHFVSRD; encoded by the coding sequence ATGCGAAGCACCTGGAGTTTGTCGCTCACGGCCGCATTGCTGATGGCAGGTTGCGGGGCTGAGAACCCCGCGGAAGCACCTCAGGCGCAGGAGGCCCTCGGGACGGCCGAGGCTCCGCTGGACGCGGACCTGGCGCCGTACTTCGACGCCATCCCCACCAACTTCACCGGCAACTACCGCGTGGTGGGCACGTACACGCCCCCCTCGTGGTCCTGGGGGCAGATCGAGCTGCTGGAGGGCCGTCAGCGCTTCCGCACGGAGTACTACAACCCGCGCACGCTGAAGCTGCGGGACCAGGACACGTACCAGTCCAGCGACTACCCGCTGAGGACGTACTTCGGTTCGCTGAACCAGCAGCTGGTGAACGGGTTCAACCTCTACTACGGGAACAGCTGTGCCACGACGGCCGGGGCCACCTGTCCCACGCCCGGTCCCACCAAGCCGGAGGCGCGCTTCGTCCTCTTGCACAAGGGGCGGGCCACCGCGGCGCGCACCTGTAACGTGAACCTGACGCCCACGCTGCTGGTGCACGGCGCCATCCAGGACGCGAACGTGTGGCTGTTCCCCAACGGCAACAACGGTTCGGGAGGCACCTACGGCGGCGCGGCGCAGCTGACGGGCATGGTGCAGGACCTGGAGTCGAAGGGCCGCTGCGTGTACGCGCTGACGTTCGGCTCGTTCCACGGCGACAACTTCAACCACGCCATCCACGTGGCCAACGCCGTGCAGCGCATCAAGGCGCTGCACCCGGGCGTGGCGCGGGTGGACGTGGTGGCGTGGAGCAAGGGCGTGCTGGCGGTGGACCCCTGGCTGGAGAACGCGGCCACGTGGGGCGGCTTCAGCACGACGCGCTTCTTCGAGCGTCTGGCGAAGGAGCAGGCATCGCAGGTGCCGGCGTATGACGACTCGGTGCGCGTGTACGTGCCGCTGTCCGGGCCGCACAAGGGCATCGACCTGAACTTCCGCCACCCCATCCACACGCTGACCATCGCGAGCACGGCCGACAACGCGCCGGTGGGCCGTGGCCCGATGCCGTGGACGTACTTCTCCGCGTTCCAGTGCGTGACGTTTGGCTATGACACGCCCTGGTTCAAGAATCCCTACGCGGAGAGCGTGTGCAAGGGTTCTGGCGGTACGTGGCCGGACTACTTCCGCCGCATCTACCTGTCGAACATCACGGGCCTGTCCAGCACGGGCACGCCGGTGTCCTCGAGCACGCTGCAGACGCTGAACACGAACCAGGGGCTGTCCGCGTCGTCGTTCAAGTTCGACGACTACAACATGAGCCTCTTCGGCGCCGTGAACGACAGCGGCAAGTACGTGACGGCGTACCCGGGCCAGCTGCAGGCGGCGTATGACCTGCGTGGCTCGTACCCGATTCCGGACCGCAGCTCCTCCTCGTGGAGCAACATCGATCCGGACGAGAACCGCTACTTCCCCTGGCTGGACACGAAGCTCATCTACAACCCGCTGAACCCGTTCATCGCGGCGGGCTACATGGCGTCCAGCGACCACCGCGTGTGCCGCACGACGGCGTTCGACCCGGTGGGTTCGCCGTGCTTCGCGTACCACGCGTACAACACGAACCAGAACCGTGAGGCGTACGACTCGCTGATGTACGGCAAGTACCGCATCATGGACGGCCTGGGCATGGCCACGGCGATGGAGATGGGCGGCAAGTTCATCACGCGCCTGGCGGAGCACGGCCTGGATTCGCGCCTGCCGTCGCTCTACGTGTTGTACGGCACGGCGGGTGGGTCGCAGCCGTTCGAGACGGACGGCATGACGTCCACCACGTCCGCGCTGCGCAGCGACGGCGTGCTCTTCGAGGAGAGCATCGCGGCGATGACCCAGCTGACCCAGGGCTGGACGGCCGCGAAGAAGACCGCCGACGCGAAGCAGGAGGGCATGGCCTATGACCACCTGAGCATGGGCATCACCCCGGCGGTGTGGAACAAGATCTCCGCGCACTTCGTTTCGCGGGATTGA
- a CDS encoding efflux RND transporter periplasmic adaptor subunit — protein MKALSEMPREAPALAPVETEEDEGRKRGMPRWAWILGILVVVGAVVFWRVRAGSRADAVTYETTPAEARKLTAKVTATGTVAALVTVQVGSQVSGRIQELMVDYNSQVKKGQVIARIDPQLVQAALDRAKANMTASRANLQKARVNADVAKKQAVRSRELRAQQFISQSELETAESAAANGQAEVTAAEGAVAQAQAALNEAEVNLKYTTIVSPTDGIVISRSVDVGQTVAASLQAPVLFTIAEDLRKMQVNTSIAEADVGKLQPGMKATFTVDAFPGETFEGTIRQIRNEAITVQNVVTYLAVIDVPNPDMKLKPGMTANVTIVTQQKDQALSVPNTALRYRPVPSANAPAQAPAPQAPAGMRTVYVLRRQPEQKPQPVAVNVRTGMTDGTYTEVVEGELKAGDRVITAANSPAGPTSSGGPSGGSPVGGPGGGGRGMGGGMRRGPF, from the coding sequence ATGAAGGCCTTGAGCGAGATGCCGCGGGAAGCGCCGGCCCTGGCGCCGGTGGAGACGGAAGAGGACGAAGGCCGCAAGCGGGGCATGCCGCGCTGGGCCTGGATCCTGGGAATCTTGGTGGTGGTGGGCGCTGTCGTGTTCTGGCGCGTGCGCGCCGGAAGCCGGGCGGACGCCGTCACCTACGAGACCACCCCCGCCGAGGCCCGGAAGCTCACGGCCAAGGTGACCGCCACCGGCACCGTGGCGGCGCTGGTGACGGTGCAGGTCGGCAGCCAGGTCTCCGGTCGCATCCAGGAGCTGATGGTCGACTACAACTCGCAGGTGAAGAAGGGGCAGGTCATCGCCCGAATCGACCCGCAGCTGGTGCAGGCCGCGCTGGACCGGGCGAAGGCGAACATGACGGCCTCGCGCGCGAACCTCCAGAAGGCGCGCGTCAACGCGGACGTGGCGAAGAAGCAGGCCGTGCGCTCGCGCGAGCTGCGCGCCCAGCAGTTCATCTCCCAGTCCGAGCTGGAGACCGCCGAGTCCGCCGCCGCCAACGGCCAGGCGGAGGTGACGGCCGCGGAGGGCGCGGTGGCCCAGGCGCAGGCCGCGCTCAACGAGGCGGAGGTGAACCTCAAGTACACGACCATCGTGTCGCCCACGGACGGCATCGTCATCTCGCGCAGCGTGGACGTGGGCCAGACGGTGGCCGCGTCCCTCCAGGCCCCCGTGCTCTTCACCATCGCGGAGGACCTGCGCAAGATGCAGGTCAACACCAGCATCGCGGAAGCGGACGTGGGCAAGCTGCAGCCCGGCATGAAGGCCACCTTCACCGTGGACGCGTTCCCGGGGGAGACCTTCGAGGGCACCATCCGGCAGATCCGCAATGAGGCCATCACCGTGCAGAACGTGGTGACCTACCTGGCCGTCATCGACGTGCCGAACCCGGACATGAAGCTCAAGCCGGGCATGACGGCCAACGTGACCATCGTCACGCAGCAGAAGGACCAGGCCCTGTCCGTGCCCAACACGGCCTTGCGCTACCGCCCCGTGCCGTCGGCGAACGCGCCCGCGCAGGCGCCTGCCCCGCAGGCCCCCGCCGGCATGCGCACCGTCTACGTGCTGCGCCGCCAGCCAGAGCAGAAGCCCCAGCCCGTGGCCGTGAACGTGCGCACCGGCATGACGGACGGCACGTACACGGAGGTGGTGGAGGGTGAATTGAAGGCCGGCGACCGCGTCATCACCGCGGCGAACTCGCCGGCGGGCCCGACGTCCTCTGGCGGTCCTTCGGGCGGAAGCCCCGTCGGTGGACCGGGCGGCGGCGGCCGGGGCATGGGCGGCGGCATGCGCCGCGGCCCGTTCTAG
- a CDS encoding HAMP domain-containing sensor histidine kinase: MKGRRFFRLPMGLLPRIYLVGVIQILLVVVSLMLARDLLRNESWRNRFDDELSYFVEEWSALRDEPDALQASLDRAQQRMGMRVTLRAADGTLLGNTRPDPAPALSAEDLAAVNSRVTRSGPHGPFPGAGGGPGRMLVVSPYPGPIQVYAAVSLPPPPPPPDGDRQTAIVVGLVLACTAITSVAFARTLAGPLEKLASAARAFGAGRLDVRAGLRRTDELGLVSEAFDEMAVRITQLLRSQKELLANVSHELRTPLSRIRVALDLAAEGDAQTARELLPDITEDLSELERLVSDVLTASRLELVTEGPSGGVPPLRLERVDANALVDKAVARFRTARPKHRLEVQVDGALPALEADPVLLRRVLDNLLDNAGKYSEPGTTVTLHARPVGGGLQVEVRDQGIGIEAQDLARVGTPFFRTDRSRARTTGGVGLGLALVRRILDAHHGQLTLESQPGQGTTARVVLPGVGATDTPDGRLAVGHLS; the protein is encoded by the coding sequence GTGAAGGGCCGCCGCTTCTTCCGACTCCCCATGGGCCTGCTCCCCCGCATCTACCTGGTGGGGGTCATCCAAATCCTGCTCGTGGTCGTGTCCCTCATGCTCGCGCGCGACCTCCTGCGCAACGAGTCCTGGCGCAACCGCTTCGATGACGAGCTGTCCTACTTCGTCGAAGAGTGGTCCGCCCTGCGCGATGAGCCCGACGCGCTCCAGGCGTCGCTCGACCGCGCCCAGCAGCGCATGGGCATGCGAGTCACCCTGCGCGCCGCGGACGGGACGCTGCTCGGCAACACGCGGCCGGACCCCGCGCCCGCGCTCAGCGCGGAGGACCTCGCCGCCGTCAATTCACGCGTCACCCGCAGCGGCCCGCATGGACCGTTCCCCGGGGCCGGTGGCGGCCCGGGCCGCATGCTGGTGGTGAGCCCCTACCCGGGCCCCATCCAGGTCTACGCCGCCGTATCCCTGCCCCCGCCGCCTCCGCCGCCAGACGGCGACCGGCAGACCGCCATCGTCGTGGGGCTCGTGCTGGCGTGTACCGCCATCACCTCCGTCGCCTTCGCGCGCACGCTCGCGGGCCCGCTGGAGAAGCTGGCCAGCGCGGCTCGCGCGTTCGGCGCCGGCCGGTTGGACGTGCGCGCGGGCCTGCGCCGCACGGACGAGCTGGGCCTGGTGTCCGAGGCCTTTGACGAGATGGCCGTCCGCATCACCCAGCTCCTGCGCTCGCAGAAGGAGCTGCTCGCGAACGTGTCGCATGAGCTGCGCACGCCGCTGTCCCGGATCCGCGTGGCGCTGGACCTGGCCGCCGAGGGCGACGCGCAGACGGCGCGCGAGCTGTTGCCCGACATCACCGAGGACCTGTCCGAGCTGGAGCGCCTGGTCTCGGACGTGCTCACCGCGTCCCGCCTGGAGCTGGTGACGGAGGGCCCGAGCGGCGGCGTGCCCCCCTTGCGCCTGGAGCGCGTGGACGCGAACGCGCTGGTGGACAAGGCCGTCGCCCGCTTCCGCACCGCCCGGCCGAAGCACCGGCTGGAGGTCCAGGTGGACGGCGCGCTGCCCGCCCTGGAGGCGGATCCGGTCCTGCTGCGGCGCGTGTTGGACAACCTGCTCGACAACGCGGGGAAGTACTCCGAGCCCGGCACCACCGTGACGCTGCACGCCCGGCCCGTGGGCGGCGGCCTCCAGGTGGAGGTGCGGGACCAGGGCATCGGCATCGAGGCGCAGGACCTGGCGCGCGTGGGCACGCCGTTCTTCCGCACCGACCGCAGCCGCGCTCGCACCACGGGCGGAGTGGGGCTGGGGCTGGCGCTCGTGCGCCGCATCCTGGATGCGCACCACGGCCAGCTCACGCTGGAGAGTCAGCCCGGCCAGGGCACCACCGCGCGCGTCGTGCTCCCTGGAGTGGGGGCCACGGACACACCGGACGGTCGCCTCGCTGTGGGTCATCTTTCGTAA
- a CDS encoding alpha/beta fold hydrolase, which yields MADSSRKVEIRDIPTQRLRVRARLVGEDGFPVIFVHGNCSSSAFFESLMKTLPQGFRGIAPDMRGYGHTEEKTINATRGMRDFSDDLAALMDALSLKRAVFVAHSAGAGMVMQLSIDHPERVAGLVVEAPLSPYGFGGTKDADGTPCWADFAGSGGGTANPDFVQRLKTKDRSTESQTSPRNVMNGCYVKPPFRHPDEEMLLDSVLDTHVSDELYPGNFTKSPNWPGVAPGTTGMNNAMAPAFYNTASFATLANGPDVLWIRGAEDAIVSDTSLFDFGFLGKLGVVPGWPGDEVYPPQPMVSQMRKVMERYKANGGRYREVVLPDTGHSPHLEKTQEFHDLLVPFLREHAR from the coding sequence ATGGCTGATTCATCCAGGAAGGTCGAGATCCGCGACATCCCCACGCAGCGGCTCCGGGTGCGCGCGCGGCTCGTGGGCGAGGACGGCTTTCCGGTCATCTTCGTGCACGGCAACTGTTCCTCGTCCGCGTTCTTCGAGTCGCTGATGAAGACGCTGCCCCAGGGCTTCCGGGGCATCGCGCCGGACATGCGCGGCTATGGCCACACCGAGGAGAAGACCATCAACGCCACGCGCGGCATGCGCGACTTCAGCGACGACCTGGCGGCGCTGATGGACGCGCTGTCCCTGAAGCGCGCGGTGTTCGTGGCGCACTCGGCGGGCGCGGGCATGGTGATGCAGCTGTCCATCGACCATCCGGAGCGGGTGGCCGGCCTGGTGGTGGAGGCGCCGCTGTCGCCCTACGGCTTCGGCGGCACGAAGGACGCGGACGGAACGCCGTGCTGGGCGGACTTCGCGGGCTCCGGCGGCGGCACGGCCAACCCGGACTTCGTGCAGCGGCTGAAGACGAAGGACCGCTCCACGGAGTCGCAGACGTCGCCGCGCAACGTGATGAACGGCTGCTACGTGAAGCCGCCGTTCCGTCACCCGGACGAGGAGATGCTCCTGGACTCCGTGCTGGATACGCACGTGTCCGACGAGCTGTACCCGGGCAACTTCACGAAGTCGCCGAACTGGCCGGGCGTGGCGCCGGGCACCACGGGCATGAACAACGCCATGGCGCCCGCCTTCTACAACACCGCCTCCTTCGCGACGCTGGCGAACGGGCCGGACGTGCTGTGGATCCGCGGCGCGGAGGACGCCATCGTCTCCGACACGTCGCTCTTCGACTTCGGCTTCCTGGGCAAGCTGGGCGTGGTCCCGGGCTGGCCCGGGGACGAGGTCTATCCGCCGCAGCCCATGGTGTCGCAGATGCGCAAGGTCATGGAGCGCTACAAGGCCAACGGCGGCCGCTACCGCGAGGTCGTCCTCCCGGACACGGGCCACAGCCCGCACCTGGAGAAGACGCAGGAGTTCCACGACCTGCTCGTCCCGTTCCTGCGCGAGCACGCCCGCTAG
- a CDS encoding response regulator transcription factor has product METTPRPTTSEDATIQVLLVEDDERLARLTARYLQEHGIIVTVSASGTDALLQTSRHAFDVILLDLMLPGRDGLEVCRELRTRTDVPIIMLTARGEEADRVLGLESGADDYLPKPYSSRELLARIRAQVRRARGKVGPTSHPVHAGRLVLDPRSLSASLDGKPLSLTTYEFSLLRVLAERAGRVLSREQLLDLVKGSADEVFDRSVDVHIFRLRQKLELDPRNPRLLKTVRGAGYMLATEAEADP; this is encoded by the coding sequence ATGGAGACGACCCCACGCCCCACGACCTCCGAGGACGCCACCATCCAGGTGCTCCTCGTCGAGGACGATGAACGCCTGGCGCGGCTCACCGCCCGCTACCTCCAGGAGCACGGCATCATCGTCACGGTCTCCGCCTCCGGCACCGACGCGCTCCTCCAGACGTCCCGCCACGCCTTCGACGTCATCCTCCTGGACCTCATGCTCCCCGGCCGCGACGGCCTGGAGGTCTGCCGCGAGCTGCGCACCCGCACCGACGTCCCCATCATCATGCTCACCGCGCGCGGCGAGGAGGCCGACCGCGTCCTCGGCCTGGAGTCCGGCGCGGATGACTACCTGCCCAAGCCCTACTCGTCCCGTGAGCTGCTGGCCCGCATCCGCGCCCAGGTGCGCCGCGCGCGCGGCAAGGTGGGCCCCACCAGCCACCCCGTGCACGCGGGCCGCCTCGTGCTGGACCCCCGCAGCCTCAGCGCTTCCCTGGACGGCAAGCCGCTGTCCCTCACCACCTACGAGTTCAGCCTGCTGCGCGTCCTGGCCGAGCGCGCCGGGCGCGTCCTCAGCCGCGAGCAGCTGCTCGACCTGGTGAAGGGCAGCGCGGACGAGGTGTTCGACCGCTCCGTGGACGTGCACATCTTCCGCCTCCGCCAGAAGCTGGAGCTGGACCCCCGCAACCCGCGCCTGCTCAAGACGGTCCGCGGTGCCGGCTACATGCTGGCCACCGAGGCCGAGGCCGACCCGTGA
- a CDS encoding long-chain fatty acid--CoA ligase, which produces MPIVHDWLARRALLAPERTALVDSLRGGRRVSWAEWNDSAHRTALLLRGLGVGVGDRVSVLAFNGVETLDLVFACAKLGAVLQPLNWRLGVEELHGLLSDVAPSVVCFGPDFRSQVDALRPRLTTRWIPLADPLFCSRETLSGDLPSVELEADAPWVLCSTGGSTGLPKSAVLTHGSLTANAVNTVVSWGLSQDDVALLNAPLFHTGGLNVFTLPLVYAGGASVVCRAFDVEQTFGLIHSGSVNLVFGVPTMFIEMQRHPRFDDVDFSRLKLLISGGAPCPAPVFERFFARGIPFRTGYGLTEGGPNNFFLPDSVMRSHAGFVGVPLFHVEARIAGEQRPGDVGELLLRGPHLCAGYWRRPEETARTFVEGWLHTGDLASRDDRGFFRIEGRAKDLIISGGENIHPSEVESVLAGHPDVAEVAVIGVPDPKWGETPRALVVPRPGASPTLEALTAFCADRLARYKRPRTLRLLDALPRTPAGKVDRRALARSYGEG; this is translated from the coding sequence ATGCCCATCGTCCACGACTGGCTGGCCCGGCGGGCTTTGCTCGCCCCGGAGCGCACGGCGCTCGTTGATTCGCTCCGGGGTGGGCGGCGTGTCTCGTGGGCGGAGTGGAATGACTCCGCCCATCGGACCGCGCTGCTGCTTCGCGGCCTGGGCGTGGGCGTGGGAGACCGCGTCTCCGTGCTGGCCTTCAATGGCGTGGAGACGCTGGACCTCGTGTTCGCCTGCGCCAAGCTGGGCGCCGTGCTCCAGCCGCTCAACTGGCGCCTGGGCGTCGAAGAACTGCATGGCCTGCTCTCCGACGTCGCCCCATCCGTCGTCTGCTTCGGACCGGACTTCCGTTCCCAGGTCGATGCGCTGCGTCCCCGGCTGACGACCCGGTGGATTCCCCTCGCGGATCCGCTCTTCTGCTCCCGGGAGACCCTGTCCGGAGACCTGCCCTCCGTCGAATTGGAGGCGGATGCCCCCTGGGTGCTTTGCTCCACCGGCGGGAGCACCGGCCTTCCGAAGTCCGCCGTGCTCACGCATGGCTCGCTCACCGCCAATGCCGTGAACACCGTCGTCAGCTGGGGCCTCTCCCAGGACGACGTGGCGCTGCTCAACGCGCCCCTGTTCCACACCGGCGGCCTCAACGTCTTCACGCTGCCGCTGGTGTACGCGGGCGGCGCTTCCGTCGTGTGCCGCGCCTTCGACGTGGAGCAGACCTTCGGCCTCATCCACTCGGGCTCCGTCAACCTCGTGTTCGGCGTGCCCACCATGTTCATCGAGATGCAGCGGCATCCCCGCTTCGATGACGTGGACTTCTCCCGCCTCAAGCTGCTCATCAGCGGCGGCGCCCCCTGTCCCGCTCCCGTCTTCGAGCGCTTCTTCGCCCGCGGCATCCCCTTCCGCACCGGCTACGGCCTCACCGAGGGCGGCCCCAACAACTTCTTCCTCCCCGACTCCGTCATGCGCTCGCACGCGGGCTTCGTCGGCGTGCCCCTCTTCCACGTCGAAGCGCGCATCGCCGGCGAACAGCGCCCCGGTGACGTGGGCGAGCTGCTCCTGCGTGGGCCCCACCTGTGCGCCGGCTACTGGCGCCGCCCCGAGGAGACCGCCCGCACCTTCGTGGAGGGCTGGCTGCACACCGGCGACCTGGCCTCCCGCGATGACCGGGGCTTCTTCCGCATCGAAGGCCGCGCCAAGGACCTGATCATCTCCGGCGGCGAGAACATCCACCCCTCCGAAGTGGAGAGCGTCCTCGCCGGCCACCCCGACGTCGCAGAGGTCGCCGTCATCGGCGTCCCCGACCCCAAGTGGGGTGAAACGCCTCGCGCCCTCGTCGTCCCCCGGCCCGGCGCCTCGCCCACCCTGGAGGCGCTGACGGCCTTCTGCGCGGACCGGCTGGCCCGTTACAAACGGCCTCGCACGCTGCGGCTCCTGGACGCGCTGCCTCGCACCCCGGCGGGCAAGGTGGACCGGCGGGCGCTCGCCCGGTCATACGGCGAGGGTTGA